Part of the Chlamydiales bacterium genome is shown below.
CTGGATGTTAAGTTCTACGGTGGCGTTGAGTAGATTTCTTGCAAGCTCATCCGATTTTCGACTGGTATCTAAAGTGCAGTACATCTCTCTTATTGCCAAGGTAGGGGTCTTAAGAAAATCGCAAAAGTCTTGAAGCTCATCTGGAGGAAGCTCTCTTCTGTATTTTTGGATCGCAGCCTCAAATAGCGAGCGAAGAAGTTCTACTCCATTAGCTGAGCTAAAATCTAGCGGATCGATATCGCTGGACTTACTCGATTTTTTCACTAGAGCATCGCACTGCTGGTAAATAGCAAAGCACTCATTTGAGGCGGGCTTAAACCCATCCCATACCGCGCGAAAGTCTCGATTTGAGTAGAGCAGCTCGAAAAATGCTCTGGATAGTCCGGACGGTTTCAAATTAGCGGGCATTTTATTCTTGAGACAAAGGGCTTCAAAGTAGAGCGTTTGAAAGAACTCGAGGCACTGTCTTTGTGGAGATTCAAGGCCAAAAAGGAGGTCATCTTTTTTAAGGCCAACACCGGCTCTAGCTCTTCCTTCAGACGCAGCCTCCATAGGAAGATTTTGCATGAAGACAGCACATGCCATCGTCGAAGGAAGTCTCTTAATGACTGAAGTCAATCTCAGGGATCTCTCATCACTCTCATGGGCAAGGAGAACCACTTTAACTCTTCCAGCCATCAAAGGGATAATACTCGCTTGAACGTCCTGTACGAGGAATCCCCACTTTCGAGCGTGAGAAAGAACAGCTTCATAAGCTGGCCAGCTGCACTTGTTTACTTTTTGGACGAGGGTTGGCAGCTTAATCTTGTCGCCATAATATTTCTGGAAGACAAGCCCAATTTTTCTGGAGAAAAATGTCGGTATACTGCGGTCGCAAGACTTGCAGAGGTCTAGAAGCTCTCGCTGCATCTTTTGAGGAAGATAGTGGCAGCGCATGGTGCCTGTTGCAATTTTTTGAAAGTCGAATAACTTCTGGAGTCCTGTATGCGGATCGGAACCCTTAGTCGCGGCAATGACTGCCTTCATTTTGGACTGCTCAGTTATACGGAATTTGGCCAGAAACTCTTCGACAGAGATCTCATCAATAGCTGTTGTTGTCATCACTACTCCCGAAAGTTATTATTGTTGTCCTGTGTTTGGCTCTGCAGCTGGAATTGCGGTCATGATTTGCGCTCGGATTTTCTTTCTGTTCCTTCTCGACTAGCAAGAGCTGCAGCGCGCTCTTGAATCGCATTTTGTATGTGCCTTGAACGGCCCAAATCCATGAGTACAATATGGACCGGTTTTTGACGTGCATCGGCCAGATCTTTAACGATGAGTCTAGCAGAACATTCGTCTCGTTGTTTTTGGATGCAGGAGATAAAGTCTTTAGCCAGTACGGCCTTCCAATCTCGTGCTTTTGGTGCCTGCCACTGTTGCAATATAGTTAATACCTTTGGAGGGCATCTGCTCTCATACCGTTTCGAGGTAAGATCGCACAGGGTGCCTAGGAACTCCTCCCACTCTTCAGCGGTGTGTTTTGAAATCTCTTCTGCTAAAGCATCTTCTTTAATGCTAGTGTGATCGATCTCTAGGGTGCGAATAAAATTATAGATCGTTTGGTCTACACAGGAGATAATAAAGGGCCCTGTTTTGATGGGGTAGTTGCGTCTAACCTCGTGATACAGGTCATTATCAAGTAGCTCTCGGCAGAAGCGAGAGAGAATAGAAAAAAGAATATATTCGCGATTTTTGCTCGCATTAACAAGGTTGGCATAGGTTCCAAAGACTAGAGCAGCCCATCGATCTTCCGGATCTGCTATTCCGAAGATCCGGTCATCCATATCTTCAACGCCGTAGGTAGTTTGTAGCCCACCTTCTCGCCGCGAGTTTAAGACCAGATTTTCATCGAAAAGCATCCATCCATTTTTCTGTGATGTTTGGTAAAAACTGATTCGAAGAGCGCACTCTCTCGGGCCGCGGGGATTTAGCGCCACGAGGATGATTCTCTGGCTATTTTGCTGCACGAAAACTGGACGCATGAGATGGCCATCTGAAGACCTTCCCAGCATCTCTTTTACAATCGTATATTCGGGCCACTCTTCCGGCTTTGTTGCGATGAGCGGAGGTGTCGCAGGAGCAATGAGTTGAATTCCAGCACCGAAAGCTGGAAGAGTTCGAGCTTGAGTGCTTTGCAGAAGAGGCCTTGCGCTAGCGCGTTTCGGAGACGGCGCGCTCGGTCTACTTGAGGCAGCGGGCAGAGAGATTTGAGCTTGAGGAGGCGGCGGCGCTGCTCTTCCTGCACCTGCAGCTCCTGCTCCCGCACCATGCATGCTTCTGCTCTGTTGGCTAGAAGAGACGTAGAGTAAACCAAGGCCTGCGCCTTGATCTGCTGAAGGCGCTCCTGGTCTACTTGAGGCAGCAGGCAGGGAGATTTGAGCTTGAGGAGGCGGCAGCGCTGCTCTTCCTGCAGCTGCAGCTCCTGCTCCCGCATCATGCAGGCTTCTGCTCTGTTGACTAGAAGAGACGAAGCCAACTCGCGCTCGAGGTAGTAACCCAAGGCCTGCGCTTTCAACTGGCGAAGAGGCTCTATTTTGTAAAGAAGGTTTAGCTGTTAGAGTGGGTAGAGAGAGAGCTCCTCTTTGAAAGATGTGTGATAAATCTCCATAGTGGGGTTCTAAAACTCTCTGAAGTCCAACGCGGAGATCTTCCTGCGCAGTTGTTTGGCACAGATCTCGTATCCCAACTCCAATTTGTGAAGGTAAAGAGACAATATGTTCTGACACATACTCTTGAAGAGCTTGCGACGGATTTCTCTTGTATGTGCAAGCGATAAGAGCCTGTATATGTGCGTGATTTTCGGAAGTCTGAAGGCGAGAAACAGTGCCGGTAGAGGTCATGATCTACCCTCAGACTTTCTTTCCAGCCCCAACCCGCTCGAGACGTTCTCTTGAGAGTCGAGTTGTAAGATGCGGTATTGGATCGCCTTTACCACGGCTTCTAGACGATCTTTACTTATTATGACGACTGCTACCGGCTGCCTGTGTACAGGCGCAAGATCTCTAACTAGATGTGCAGCAATACGCTCACTCATCTGGCTCTTATCCTGGATCGACTGCTCATCAATAACGGTAGCCTGCTTTCTAGTGACCATGCCGTTGATAAAGGCGCGTAGCTTTGTGGCAGCTTCGCCATCTTCACCATTTAATGGTAAAAAGAGCGCTCTCTGTCCAGTTGCTTCAATCTGTACGGGCCGGAGAGATAGTTTAAGGCCCAATCCCAGCGCGACAGACTTCACAGCCGCATGTACGGGCCATCTTTGCTCAGGCACCATCTGCGGAGCAGCACCTCTTGCCGCAGGTAGTTTTGGCACTGCAGATGGCTTTGCTACTCCCGCTCCCGCGGCTCCTGCTGCCGATCCCGCTGATCTCCCTGCCGGCGCGGCAGGTATAGCGCTCTGCTGCTGTACAGCTCTTTGCATAACGGGTAGCTTTAATGCTGCTTGTCTAAAAGCGGGTCCAGCGGCTCTAGCTTGCGTCGGCCTGCGAGGAACCTTGCATCCAAACTTTGCGAACATGATTCTCTCAATCACATCCTTAAGATCGCCATAATATGTGGTTAATACAGAGTAGATCTGCTTTCTGCTCTCTGCTGGAGTCTCTCCTTTCCTTCTGCATAGCGCAAGAAGCTGCTTGGTGAGCGCAGGAGGCAGCTCTGCAAGATGTGCCGTTGTGTACTCATAGAGTTTTACAATAGGTTTGCTCTCCAGAGAGCATCTAACGAGCTCATCGACAGGAGACTTTGCATAGCGTACGGGAAGTGTTGTCATAATAACCTTTTATTTTTAAGAAGTTGTTTTGGTCTCGTCCTTGGACTCTGCTTTAGTCTCAACCTGACTTGTTTCGTCTTTCTGCTGCAACTTGAGCTGAGATACGCGGCGATGAATCGCCTCTAATACGGAGTCAACGTTTCGTTGAATTAAGACGACGAGTGTTCGTTCGGATGTGTAAGCGGGTCTAAGATCCGGGACGAGGAGGCAAGCTACATGCTCAAGCATCTGCTTCTGTGCGATTTCTAGGAAATTCCGGAACTTATCTGCCTTCCCGTGCTTAGAAGAGAGCCCTTCTCGAGCCGCTTTGTGTGCCTCATAAGAGAATCTGCCGCCGAATTTTTTCACCGCAGAATCTGCAAGCCTCTCCATAAAATCGACTAGATCTGGAATGGAGTGTTTATCTACCTCTTCATACACTATTTTTAGTCGCTGATGACTCGGTATATTGTGCACATTATCTTGCATCTTTTTAATACACATGTAGATAGATCGATCTACTGAGATATCGCTCTGCATTAATACTTCAGCCTGCAGCTCGAGATATTCGGTGTTGTTGAATAACGTGTTAAGAAAGCGGGCCACGTGTTGGAGGAGGCCAGAACCAATTAGTGTATCGGGTGTTAGCATACGAGGATTGGCAATATCAAATAGCCTCACGTAGTGGTAGACGACATGTTCTACCCAGGCCTCTTGAGGATGCTGTAAATCAAAAATGATCTCTTGGTTTTTCTCGCTGGCCATCTTCTGGGCAAAGGCGCGAAACTCACTAACGGCTGCATAGTCGCTTCCATCGTCTATTGAGAAGAAGGATATGCATCGTCTGGTTGCTTCAATCTCAAAAGGTCTGCTTTGCAGTCTAAGACCCAACGTATGCGCCATAGACGGTAGATTCTGAGCCTCTTTCTGCAGGGCGCCGCTTACCGCAGGTAGTTTTGGGACTTCTGATGGTTTTGCTGCTTCTGCTGCGGGCTCTACCGAAGATTTTGCTTCGAGGGCGGCTGGCGCGGTGCTCTGCGGCTGGGGTGCTATTTGTGGAAAAACGGGTCCAGGAGCTCTAGCCTGTGCTGGCGGGTGAGAAATCATGCGTCCAAGCGCTGCTCGAATGATTTTAACATTTTTACGATCAACACAGTGCGTCGTAAGCAGCGCCTGGATCTTTTTTCTTGTTTCTGTTGCCGAGTTATTTTGTTCTCTGCACAGAGCGAGAAGTTGTTTTGTGAATGCAAGAGGTAGATCGCCGAGATGCTTCATGGTGTACTTAAAGAGTTTTTCAAGGGGCTGGCTATCCAGGGAGTATCTATATAGAGCATCGGCATGAGATTTTGAGACGACGGAGAGTGTTGTCATAATAACCTTTTATTTAAAAAGAGATCTATTTTACTAATTTTAGTAATTAAAATGAATAAAATAGATCTGAAGGAAAAATTATGAAATTCAAAAAAGTAGAGCTGCAACTTTTAAGTTGAGTTCCCTAGCTCGCTTTGCTGTCGGCCTTGGACTCTGCTTTGGACTCTACTTTGGATTCTGCAGCTTCGGGAGCGCGCAGGAGTTTCAGAACAGGGTCTAGATGCTTTCTGCCCATAACAACCACCCTTGTAATGGAAAGAGGAATCTCTCGAAGAGCTCCGTCTGCAAGGGAGCGCAGAGCCTTTGCAAAGAAAATATTTCGTCTTTCCAAGAGAAGCAGAGAGTCAAAGGCTTCGTATAACTCTCTTGATTTGGGCTCACTCAATAAATTGTTTATTACAGCGAGCTCTTTCGTAGAGTAGATCGATGCGTGTTTTTTCACTAAAGCTATAACCAGCTGAAGTGCAAACTCTCTCACATCTTTGGGAGAGAAGAACTTGATGCCTACTAGTAGTGCCGCGAGACTCTTTTTAAAAGCTGCTTCGTCCTGGAGGCCTAGGCGAGCGGCTTGAAAAAATACCTTGGAGAGAGGCGTATCCATACCGTGGATCACACCCAATAAATCTACAAGCTCTGGTGTATCGTAACTAACATTGAGCAAAAGCACAGAGAAGAAGTCTCTAACTACCTCTTGAACTGCTGAGGAGTAGGTGAAAAGAGGCAGGTTCTCAACAACGAAGGAGCCTGTATGCAGATGGATGCAATGGAATATAAGTTTTGAAATAGGTTTGTGAACAGGCTCATCCAACCCGAAGATCCAGCTGTCTGCTTTCACACCATTTTTTTCTCTAAACTGCTTTTCATAAATAGTGCTACGGCAGAGGCTTTCACTGATATCGACCAGTGATGTTGATCTTAATGCGAGAGCCTTAACCATTACCTCAAATTTTTCATGAGACTCCGTTCCGTGTACCTCTCCAACCAGAACAAATGGCTGCCCGCGAATCTCATGAAAGTGAATGTTTCTTAAAGCTTCGGGATCGAAACCCGCATCGCGTGCTATTTTCTTTATCAGATTTAGCACGATTTCTCCTCTGGCATATCTATTGAAAGCCTCTGCAATTCTAGTTTTCAGCTCATCCGGTTTTGAAGATTTGCAGATTTCAATGATCTCGTTTTGTAGATCTTTCGGAAGGTAGCGCTCTCTTCGGCCTCTTCGCCCAAGCTCTTGAACTTCAAACAGCGCTGCGACCGACGTGTGGGGCTCTTTTGCTCCTGTTGTCACTTCGACCACAGTTTTATATACAGCTTGCCGAGTCAGTTTCATGGGAAACAGAGCGGCATACTCCTCCATCGAATACTCTTTAACAGAAGACGTTGCAGAAGCGGTTGTCATAGGCGAAGATCTCCAAAAAGTGCGGACAGCTTACCACCCAGAAGAGTTATAATTAATTAAATTAATCTTTTATGGAGTGCGGCGACCCGGCGCCGCTCTTCTCGAGATCGACCAGGCGATCTCTCTACGCTTTGCCGTCGCCCTTGGACTCTGCTTTGGATTCAGTCTTAGATGCAGCCTTGGACTCTGCTGAAGAAGAGCCTTTTATCATATTGATGATTCCTTTTACGTGGTCATATCCCACTGTAACTACTCGGACCTTGTCGGAAGGGACCGGCAGCTCAGATGAGCAGAGCACCTTTGCAAAGTGAGCATCTCTTTTGCGACGAGCAACAAGATCAGCAAATTTTTCAAAATAATCATGATATGTTTTGGTAAAGACACCGCATTGGAGAAAGCCCCACATTGCCCAGTACTCATCCCTTGTGAAGTGTTGTCGATACTTATCAAGGGCGAAAGAGGTGAGTTTTTTCAGCAGCTCTGTTACCTCTTTGTGTGAATGGTTCCCTTCAAATTTCTCTAGAAGCGCTATCTGTCTGGCAACGTTTGCAAGAAAAAGCTGATTTTTAATGCTGTCGATCTTGCTGTAGATTGGGCATTCAGAAGAAATCGATTTTCCTTCCTCTTTTCCAAACTCTTCCCATAATCTGATAAAGAATGGGTCGGTTGCTAAGAGGTCAAAAATTGATGCTAGAGAATCGAATGGTGAGGAAGAGGGGCTTATCTTCCCTGCCTCTGACGACTCAGCCGTATATTTAACGAGCTGCGCCAAACAGCAAGTGACAGGATCTTCTAAACCAAATAGCCAGAGATCTCCACGGTCTAAACACTTTCTGAAGTGCGTTTCATGCAGCGGGTCGCGCGCTACACCTTCACGTATAAGGACAACATCTCGTTGTAACATGGAAGCAAATATTGTCGCAGATAATTGAGTGTGACGCATCTCTTCATGCGTTTCTCCCACCAGTATAAAGCGTTTGCCATTGATGATAACCGGTACGAGATCGCTCAACTCTTTTTCATTCAAGCCAGCTTTTTTTGCATTCAGAAGAAGTGTTCGATACTCTCTCCAATTGCAACTTGTAACCACTTCAATCTGATCGCCAGCTTTTGCAGTTAAGGCCTCTTTTGCGGGAGCCGCGGCTTCAGGAGCAGCCTCTAAAACTTTTGCGCCGTAATACTCTTCGAATTTCGTCTTAACTTTTGCTTGTAGGTCGCTTAGATCGCCATTGAAGAGATCGACGATCCTGCTTTGCAGGAAGATAGGCAGATACGACTGTCCGTCGTCTGTTGCCTTTTTTAAGAGCGCTTCTAACTTAGCTTTTGGCGCCTCGTCTGCTGCCACTTCTAAAACCGCACTCAATTTAACTTGTACGGCTCTAATATCGAGTCTAACTTGTGATATGGATGTCATAAAGCTCCGTTATTTTAAAAAATAATAGAGACAATTGTAATCTATTGAAGCGTTTTTGTAATTAACTAAAAAAAGCCGCAAGAGGCAGAGGTTAAGCTGTTTGGGTATAGCCCTGTTTGAGCTCAGCTTGATAGACGAGAAAGAGGCCGACGGAGACGACGGCTGTAGAGAGGAAGATCGTCCAGGAGATAGGCTCTCCGAAGAAGATGGAAGCGGTGAGTGAGGCGAAGATGGGGCTTAAGAGACCTACGAAAGAGAGGAAGGTCGCTGTGAAGCGCTTTAGGAGGTAGCCGTAGAGGTTGTAGCAGAGAAGGTTGGAGATAACGGTCATCGCAAGAGTGGTTTTTAGGAATACGCTTGTGCCGCCCTCTGCAATCGGAAGGGGAGTCCAGCTATCTGTGAAGAGGGAGTGAACGAGCGCGATTCCTCCGCCGAGGAGCATGCTTGTTCCGTTGGCCATAAGAGGAGAGACGGCCGAATCTTTAACGACGAGTCTAAGCAGGACCCAGCCGTAGACGGAGCAGAGAGCAGCGCCCATGATGGCAAGGGTTGGCCAGGAGAAGAAGGCGAAGGCGTTCAAGAGATCTTCAGCACCTGTTTGCGAGAGAAGAACGGGAAGAAACCCGACAAAGCCGATGAGGAGGCCGAGCCATTTGGTGCGGTTCATCTTCTCTTTAAAGTGGATATAAGAGAAGAGGGCGGCAAAGAAGGGGGAGAGGCTATAGAGGAAGCAGGTCTTTGCGGCTGAGAGGTACTGGAGGCCCCAGAATTCTAAAATATTTGTTAGATAGATGCTAAAGAAGGCGAGGATCGAGAGGGAGAGTAGCTGTTTGAGGGTTATCTTTAGCGATGTGCGCTTAGCGATAGCAAGATATGCCAGAATCAGCACGCCTGCAAGAGCCATTCTGAACCCCGTGAGGAAGATCGGCGGCGAGTGCTGGAGAGCCACTTTTCCCAGGGAAAAGACGCTCGACCAGGTGGCGTACATGAAGACGACTAGGATAATTGACATATAGGTATAGATGATACCACGTCTTGCTGCTAAAGATCAATTTTTAAAAAAGCATACTGAAATTTTTTCTTTGCATTTCCTTGCGAAATATGAGGGGCATTCCTAGAATCCGGAATATAGCGGAGATACTCATAGTGAAACCTTTAAAGCGAATTGCAGTCACAGGCGGGGCGGGGCAGATCGCCTATAGCCTACTCTTTAGAATCGCCTCGGGAGAGGTCTTTGGTGCGGATCAGCCGATCGCACTTCATATCTTGGAAATAGAGAGCTCAATACCGGCGCTTCAGGGCGTGGTGATGGAGCTTGAGGATTGCGCCTTTCCTCTTTTGAAAGAGATCAACATCGGCAGCGATCCCTTCAAAGTTTTCGAAGGGGTAAACTGCGCTCTTCTCGTCGGTGCGAAGCCCCGCGGCCCTGGGATGGAGAGAAAGGACCTTCTCAACGAGAATGGCAAAATTTTTATTAGCCAGGGCAAGGCTTTAAATGATGTAGCAGCAAAAGATCTCGTCGTGCTCGTCGTGGGAAACCCATGCAATACTAACTGCCTGATCACACTTAAGAACGCCCCAAAAAAGGATTCAACACGCTTTTTTGCAATGACCGTGCTCGATCAGAATAGAGCAACAGCGATGCTGGCAAAAAAGGCAGGGGTCGGTGTGGATGCGGTTGAGCGTGTGACCATCTGGGGGAACCATTCAGCAACTCAGGTCCCAGATTTTGTACACGCCACTATTTCAGGCAAACCCGCTACTGAAGTGATTAAAGATCGGAAGTGGCTCGACCAGGAGTTCATCCCAAGAGTGCAGAAGCGAGGCGCCGAAGTGATTGCAGCGCGCGGCAAATCGTCGGCTGCATCTGCGGCAAATGCGATTCTAGATACCGTGCGTCTGCTCTACCGTCCCACACCTAAAGGTCTCTGGTTTTCTGCAGCATTTCTCTCAGATGGCAACACCTACGGGGTGAAAGAGGGGCTCGTCTTCTCCTTCCCATGCAGATCTCTTGGAGAAGGCCGCGTAGAGATCGTTAAAGATCTCGCTTGGGACTCTCTTCTGAAAGAGAGAATCGCACTCACAGAAAAAGAACTGCTCGAAGAGCGCGAGCTTGTAATGCCGCTCCTCCTTCAAGGAAAATAGAGGCCAAAAATGTCTGAAGAAGTTCTCTTTCAAGTTACAAAAGATAAGCTGGAGACTGGGCTCCGGGGAGTGCCAGTAGGCTACTGCACCACATCTCACGTCGATCCTGAAAAGGGGCTCTTCTACATCGACAAGCGAGTCGCAGAGGTCGCCTCTTGGGAGCCGCAGAGAGTGATCTATCTTCTCTACTACGGACGCGAGGGCTCAGAGAAAGAGGTCGCAGACTTCTCGGCAGACTTGCAAAAACGAGCGACCTGCTCCAAAGAGGTCATTCAGCACATCTACGCTCTTCCTCGCAAAGGGCATCCGATGGAGATCTTCTCTTGCGCACTCCAGATTCTAGGAATGTTTGAGAGCGCAGGGGACTACCGTCAAGACTGCCTCAACCTAATTGCAAAAGCACCACACCTCGTTGCAGCTGTAATTAACCACCATGCGGGCTGGGGAGAGACTCCTACCCCTCAGAGCAATCTGGGCTACATGGAGAATTTCACCCAGATGGTGCGCGCTCCTAAAGCCAATGCAAAAGAGCTTCTCAATCCCTTCAAACTCTTCAACATCCTCCACTACGACCATGGAGGTGGAAACCTCTCTACATTTGTGGGCAAGGCCGTCGCTTCAAGTCTGGAAGATATGTATGGGTCGATCTCGTCGGCGATGTGCGCCTTAGCTGGTCCTCGCCACGGAAGAGCCAATCAGGACTGCCTCGAGTTCGTTCAGCTCGTGCTCAAGGAGCTCGGCGAGAATGCAACTGCAAAGCAGGTTGAGAACCTCATTCGTCAGCGCCTGGAGAAGAACCAGCTCGTATTCGGCTTCGGACACGCAGTCCTGCGCGTTGAAGATGCAAGAGCCACCGTCTTCTACGAGTACGCCCAGAAGCACTTCTCGAGCCATCCACTCGTCAAGATCGCGCTTCTTCTGCGCACAGAAGGGTCGAAGGTCCTCGCAGAGAATCCCAAGATCTCAGATCCCCACCCAAACGTCGATGCCATGTCAGGTACAGTCCTTACCGCAGCCGGCTTCCCCTATCCAGAATACTACACCGTTCTCTTCGGCCTCTCCCGCATCGTCGGCATCGCCATCCAGATCGTCTACGAGCGCTGCGAAGCCCGCGGCGGCAAGGGCACCCCCATCGTCCGCCCCAAATACCTCTACAAGCCCCGCTCCCCCTAAACCTAACGCGTAGTTTTCCCAAGCGAAAACTACGCAATGTTTTTACGTTTGTAATTAGTTGAATAGACATGTCGGGTAGGCCAGGAGAAAGCTACGCTTTCGCTCGGGGCCTCCCTGCGACCCTCTTGCGCTGCATACGAAAGAAGGGGATCGGGCACCGGCACGGGCACGCACACGTTCACGAAAGAAAGGCGGGAGAGGAGAATCGGGCACGCTCTTCTTTTTTCCCTCTTCCGTGTCCCCTCCCTTTCTTTCTTTCGTGAACTTGCCCGTGTGCGTGCCCGCGCCCGATCTTCTCTCTCCTCTCATTATCTACAACTGCGACTGGACGCGAAAGGGACCCGCGCTGGCAAGCGTGGGATGAGCGCCTCGAGCAGCCTACCCGACATGTCTCTTCAGACAATTACAAACTTAAAAAACAAGAAGCGTAATTTTTCGCTAAGAAAAAATACGCTTTTTTGTGTGTATTAGAAGGGTTCGAGGTAGGTGCTGACGCGGTTGAGCCAGCCTTTGAGCCATTGGGCTTCGCGGCGGTCGGGGGGAGAGTTCTGGACGCGCTGGGTGAGGAGCTCTTTGGCGGCAGCGGCAAAGTCTGCGACGACGTTTTTGGAGGAGGGAGGGATCTTCTGGAGGACCTGAAGGAGTCCCCAGCCTTGCTGGTTATATCTTTCGGCAGGGGAGACTCCGGAGCCTTTAAAATTTAGATAGTCGATGAGTGCGTAGAGGCCTTTGGGTGTTTGAGCGAGGCGTTTGAAGGTCGCAGTTACCTGCGCTCTTTCGCTCTCGGGGAGGCACTCGACCATCTGCGGGAAGGTCTTTTCTAAGCGATTTGCAATAAAGATGGCTTGGAGGTCCTTAGTCTCTACAAGAAGCTGGCGAAGCTCTAGCATCTCGGGGCTTTTGAGGTTGAGGTAGAACTCTTCGCGGCTATGCCATGGACAGCCTTGAGCTTTTTCGACCCAAGCGGGGATAACAACTCCTTGGCTGATTAAAAACTTTAGAAGCTCGGGGAAGGTCTCTTCAAAGCGCTCCTTCTTTCCGACGGGATACCAGATGAAGTGGCCGATACCAAAAGAGCCGAAATTTTCGCCCTTTTTCCAGCTGGTGAGCCCATCGACCTTTCCTCCGCACTCGTTCATCCAGATCTTCTCTGCGATCTTGTTTGCAGATTCAGGTGGAACCGTGAATGAAAGTAGGCTTGAACAGAGCAGAACTGCTGACGCGAAATAGCTTCTCATAAAACACCCTCGTTACTACCATTCTGAAAGATTTACCACTTTATGAAAATAGCCATTATAGGCGCTGGCCTTTGCGGGCTGGC
Proteins encoded:
- a CDS encoding DMT family transporter — its product is MSIILVVFMYATWSSVFSLGKVALQHSPPIFLTGFRMALAGVLILAYLAIAKRTSLKITLKQLLSLSILAFFSIYLTNILEFWGLQYLSAAKTCFLYSLSPFFAALFSYIHFKEKMNRTKWLGLLIGFVGFLPVLLSQTGAEDLLNAFAFFSWPTLAIMGAALCSVYGWVLLRLVVKDSAVSPLMANGTSMLLGGGIALVHSLFTDSWTPLPIAEGGTSVFLKTTLAMTVISNLLCYNLYGYLLKRFTATFLSFVGLLSPIFASLTASIFFGEPISWTIFLSTAVVSVGLFLVYQAELKQGYTQTA
- a CDS encoding malate dehydrogenase → MRGIPRIRNIAEILIVKPLKRIAVTGGAGQIAYSLLFRIASGEVFGADQPIALHILEIESSIPALQGVVMELEDCAFPLLKEINIGSDPFKVFEGVNCALLVGAKPRGPGMERKDLLNENGKIFISQGKALNDVAAKDLVVLVVGNPCNTNCLITLKNAPKKDSTRFFAMTVLDQNRATAMLAKKAGVGVDAVERVTIWGNHSATQVPDFVHATISGKPATEVIKDRKWLDQEFIPRVQKRGAEVIAARGKSSAASAANAILDTVRLLYRPTPKGLWFSAAFLSDGNTYGVKEGLVFSFPCRSLGEGRVEIVKDLAWDSLLKERIALTEKELLEERELVMPLLLQGK
- a CDS encoding citrate (Si)-synthase; this encodes MSEEVLFQVTKDKLETGLRGVPVGYCTTSHVDPEKGLFYIDKRVAEVASWEPQRVIYLLYYGREGSEKEVADFSADLQKRATCSKEVIQHIYALPRKGHPMEIFSCALQILGMFESAGDYRQDCLNLIAKAPHLVAAVINHHAGWGETPTPQSNLGYMENFTQMVRAPKANAKELLNPFKLFNILHYDHGGGNLSTFVGKAVASSLEDMYGSISSAMCALAGPRHGRANQDCLEFVQLVLKELGENATAKQVENLIRQRLEKNQLVFGFGHAVLRVEDARATVFYEYAQKHFSSHPLVKIALLLRTEGSKVLAENPKISDPHPNVDAMSGTVLTAAGFPYPEYYTVLFGLSRIVGIAIQIVYERCEARGGKGTPIVRPKYLYKPRSP